A single Oncorhynchus tshawytscha isolate Ot180627B linkage group LG01, Otsh_v2.0, whole genome shotgun sequence DNA region contains:
- the LOC112222194 gene encoding creatine kinase U-type, mitochondrial-like: protein MANNFARILSGKRNVGIMSLVGAGSLTAAFLLNREHVTAGAQVRRVYPASADYPDLRKHNNCMASHLTPAIYAKLVDKATPNGYTLDQAIQTGVDNPGHPFIKTVGMVAGDEESYEVFADLLDPVIKERHNGYDPQTMTHPTDLDSSKLKSGKFDERYVLSSRVRTGRSIRGLSLPPACTRAERREVEKVVVDALAGLKGDLAGTYYSLTHMTDQEQQQLIDDHFLFDKPVSPLLTCSGMARDWPDARGIWHNNTKTFLIWINEEDHTRVISMEKGGNMKRVFDRFCTGLKEVERLIQEKGWEFMWNERLGYILTCPSNLGTGLRAGVHVNLPKLSKDPRFTKILDNLRLQKRGTGGVDTAAVGSTFDISNLDRLGQSEVQLVQTVVDGVNYLIECEKKLEKGQDIKIPPPVRK from the exons ATGGCAAACAACTTCGCCAGAATTTTGTCCGGCAAACGAAATGTGGGCATTATGTCATTAGTTGGAGCCGGGTCTTTGACAGCGGCCTTTCTGCTCAACCGTGAACATGTCACCGCCGGAGCGCAAGTACGGAGAGTGTACCCTGCCAG TGCGGACTACCCGGACCTGCGCAAGCACAACAACTGCATGGCCAGCCACCTGACACCTGCCATCTATGCCAAGCTGGTGGACAAGGCCACGCCCAATGGCTACACTCTTGACCAGGCCATCCAGACTGGTGTGGACAACCCCGGGCACCCCTTCATCAAGACCGTGGGCATGGTGGCAGGGGATGAGGAGTCCTACGAG GTGTTTGCAGACCTCCTTGACCCGGTCATCAAGGAGAGGCACAATGGCTACGACCCTCAGACTATGACCCATCCCACTGACTTGGACTCCAGCAAG CTCAAGTCGGGCAAATTCGACGAGCGCTATGTGCTGTCGTCGCGGGTCAGGACTGGCCGTAGCATCAGGGGACTGAGCCTGCCCCCGGCGTGTACCCGGGCAGAGCGCCGGGAGGTGGAGAAGGTGGTGGTGGACGCCCTGGCTGGCCTGAAGGGGGACCTGGCAGGGACATATTACAGCCTCACCCACATGACAGaccaggagcagcagcagctcatTGAT GACCACTTCCTGTTCGATAAACCCGTGTCCCCTCTGCTGACCTGTTCGGGGATGGCCCGCGATTGGCCAGATGCACGCGGTATCTG GCATAACAACACGAAGACCTTCCTGATCTGGATCAATGAAGAGGATCACACCAGAGTCATCTCTATGGAGAAGGGAGGCAACATGAAGAGAGTGTTTGACCGCTTCTGCACAGGCCTGAAAGag GTGGAGAGGCTGATCCAGGAGAAAGGCTGGGAGTTCATGTGGAATGAGAGACTGGGCTACATCCTTACGTGCCCCTCCAACCTGGGCACTGGGCTCCGTGCTGGAGTACACGTCAACCTGCCCAAGCTCAGCAAG GACCCTCGCTTCACTAAGATCCTGGACAACCTGCGTCTGCAGAAGAGAGGAACCGGGGGAGTGGACACTGCAGCCGTGGGAAGCACCTTCGACATCTCCAACCTGGACAGACTGGGCCAGTCAGAG GTCCAGCTAGTGCAGACGGTGGTGGACGGCGTCAACTACCTGATCGAATGTGAGAAGAAGCTGGAGAAGGGTCAGGACATCAAGATCCCTCCGCCGGTCAGGAAGTAG